The following proteins are encoded in a genomic region of Tenacibaculum sp. 190524A05c:
- a CDS encoding response regulator transcription factor, with amino-acid sequence MDKNVNDFFSLKNSINAISEEDINQTKNYLAPIRAFARTTYKSIYIIDYEKKGFEYVSENPLFLSGHTPEEVEEMGYAFYFKYVIEEDLDLLLKINTVGFDFYEQLPVEERLDYTISYDFHLKNKEGKKILINQKLTPLFLTRTGKLWKAICIISLSNEQNSGNIKVYKKGENKIFKYNLEEEFWKEEEKISLTTREKEVLRYSVRGFTINDIAKAIFVSPDTVKFHRKKLFDKLEVANISEAIVFATNNKLI; translated from the coding sequence ATAAGAATGTGAATGATTTCTTTTCCTTGAAAAATAGTATTAATGCTATTTCTGAAGAGGATATAAATCAAACTAAAAATTATCTGGCGCCAATTAGAGCATTTGCCAGAACTACGTATAAAAGCATATACATTATAGATTATGAAAAGAAAGGATTTGAATACGTTTCTGAGAATCCTTTATTTTTATCCGGTCATACACCAGAAGAAGTTGAAGAAATGGGATATGCTTTCTATTTTAAATATGTAATAGAAGAAGATCTTGATTTATTATTAAAGATAAACACTGTTGGATTTGACTTCTATGAACAGCTTCCTGTTGAAGAACGATTAGACTATACAATTTCCTATGACTTTCATTTAAAGAATAAAGAAGGAAAGAAGATTTTAATAAATCAGAAACTTACTCCTTTATTTTTAACAAGAACTGGTAAGCTTTGGAAGGCTATCTGTATTATTTCCTTATCTAATGAGCAAAACTCTGGAAATATAAAAGTGTATAAAAAAGGAGAGAATAAAATCTTTAAGTATAATCTTGAAGAGGAGTTTTGGAAAGAGGAAGAAAAGATTAGTTTAACAACACGAGAAAAAGAAGTGTTGAGATACTCGGTACGAGGATTTACTATAAACGATATTGCCAAAGCAATTTTCGTTTCGCCAGATACAGTAAAATTTCATCGTAAAAAACTCTTCGATAAATTAGAAGTTGCTAATATATCTGAAGCAATAGTATTTGCTACAAATAATAAGCTTATCTAA